The genomic DNA CCTTGACCAGCTCGACGTTTGCACCGTAGCTGCGGGTGGCCTCAACCTTTGAGATGGGGGCCGAGCCGGGGATGCAGATGGTGGCAGGAATGCCTATCCGCGCAGCGGAGAGCGCCACACCCTGCGCGTGGTTGCCCGCCGAACAGGCGATTACCCCGTGCGCACGTTCCTCGCTTGAAAGCTGAGAAATCTTATAGAAGGCCCCTCTGACCTTAAAGGAACCGGTTATCTGTAGATTTTCGGTTTTCAAGAATAATTTGCACCCTGTCGATAGTTTAGGTGCGTGAATCAGGTCGGTTTTTCGCACTACGTTTTTCATGGTAAAGGCAGCGTGGTAGATGCTATCCAGCGTAAGCACAGCGACCATCCCCCTTTCAATTTTTTTGAGATAGCAATAGCATACGCGAAATCGCCCATAAAATCAATTGCATATGTGGTAAAAACTAATAAAAAAACATTGCGATGCATGACTTTTCCTTATTTTTTATTTTGATAAAAGGTAATAAAGTTGAATATTAGACTAAACAATGCTATAATATTCCAGGAATGGAAGGAGCTAGCCAAGCAATGGCTGCCCCGAGAGAAAGCAAAGACAATTTAAAGCGTGTTGCCACACTGAACTGAAATCAGATGTCGTCCTTGCCATCGAACGCGTTCAGCAGCATTCTTGTAGCCTTGTTGTAAAAGACCGATGGGTTCCTCTGCCCTATTTGACACACTGGGTACCCGAAAGTCGGTATTACACTATTTAAAAAGGAGTTTTTGTCTTGCGATTCAGTAAATCTCGTAAATTATTACTGTTCTTGCTAGATATCAGCATTATCTCGGGATGTTACTTTCTGATTAGCCTGCTGTTGGGCAGCAGAAATATTAATCAACATTATATGGTTGTTGTGCTACAGCATCTGCTACTGATTGGCCTTTGCTACAGCGTCAGCCTGTTTGCCTTTAAGATGTATGACAGCCTGTGGCGCTATGCTGAGTCACAGGAGTATTTGACGCTGATTATCAGTGTTGCTGCGGCCTTTTGTAGTTATAGGCTGATGGAAGCTCTGCTACCGCTTGAAAAGCTGCCGGCTGCCGTTGGTATTACCGCCGCTTCGCTGTCGTCTCTGAGCATGTTGTTGGTCCGCTTTTCTTACCGGCAATACCGCAACTATAAAAAGCTTTCGCACGCAAGGCATATTCGGTTGGCTATTGTAGGTGCCGGTAGCGCAGGCGCCACCTTGCTAAACAATATTCAAAGTAACGCCGACAGCAATTATTTGCCGGTGTGCTTTTTTGACGATAACCCTGTCAAGATTGGCAAGCGCATACATGGTGTCAGTATTGTCGGGCCGGTTAATATGGTGGCGCAATACTGCAAGACGCATTATATCCAGGAGCTCATTATCGCAATGCCTTCGATCAACAGTAGCGCGCGCAGGAAGGTTATTTCAGAATGTGCACGCGCCGGTTGCGATGTGAAAATTTTACCAGATACCGTGTTGCTGTTGGAAAATAAATATGATATACTGGAAAAAACTATAAGACATGTCAATATACAGGATTTGTTAGGCAGAGAAAGTGTCACATTTGATTGTGAAAATGTCCATTATTTTCTAAAAGACAAGGTCGTCATGGTGACCGGCGGCGGAGGCTCTATTGGTTCTCAGCTTTGCAAGCAGGTGATGCAGTGCGCGCCCAAACGGCTTGTGGTGATCGATATTTATGAGAACAATGTGTACGATCTGCAGCAAGAATTGCTGCTGGATTGCGGAAAGAACATTCCTCTCAGTATAGAAATTGCTTCGGTTCGGGATGTCGAAAAGCTCGACAGCCTGTTTGATAAGTATCGTCCACAGGTGGTTTTCCACGCTGCGGCGCATAAGCATGTTCCGTTGATGGAGCTTTGCCCCGAGGAAGCTGTTAAAAACAATATTTTCGGAACCTATCATATGGTACAGATGGCCGACCGCTATCGCACTGAGAAATTTGTGTTAATTTCGACTGATAAAGCGGTCAACCCCACCAATATTATGGGGGCGACCAAGCGTTTTTGTGAAATGATACTCCAAAGCATGAAGGGCGTCAGTCAGACTCAGTTTGTCGCTGTACGCTTTGGCAATGTTCTGGGGTCGAATGGATCAGTTATCCCGCTGTTCAAACGGCAGATTGAGCGCGGTGGCCCTGTCACCGTCACCCATAAAGATATTATTCGGTACTTTATGACGATTCCCGAAGCGGTACAGTTGGTGTTGCAGGCAGCCACCATGGCCGAGCAATCGGAAGTTTTTGTGCTGGACATGGGTGAGCCGGTTAAAATTATTGAACTGGCCGAAAACATGATCCGCTTGTCGGGCCATCGGCCCTATCAAGATATCGACATCATCGAAACAGGACTCCGCTCCGGCGAGAAGCTTTATGAAGAGTTGCTGATCGCCAGCGAGGATTTGATTTCGACCCCGAATACAAAGATCTTTATCGAGCGCCAGCATCGCATTTCTCAGCATGAGATTCAGCAAAAGCTAAAGCACATTGGCGAAGCGCTGGGCAGCGAATCGGTGAGCCGCCTTCGTGCTGTGCTGCATGAAGTGGTGCCTACCTTTAAAGAACCCCATGAGGTTAATCAGATTTTTGAAGCGACCGAAACAGCACAATCGGAGCAAACAGCCCAAATGCTGAATCCCAGTGTACCTATTGTCATTCACAGTACGCCGGCTACTGTCGTAGCCGGAAAAATACCGGTATAAGTGATGCCGACAAGACAAAGGAAGTGACCCTTTGGCAGTCTATTACATTTTGATTTTTGTTATTATTCTGTTTGGCATCCTGCAAAACAGGTTTTTGCCTACTGAGCAAGCCAAAAAAGTTTATTGCATCGGGGGCGGTATTGCGCTGGCACTGATCTCCAGCCTGCGCTTTATGGTCAGCACCGATTATTACAATTATTGGGAAGGGTTTTTGCAAAGTTACTTTTTAAGCTGGGAAGATTTCTCGTACCAGCGATTTGAAAAAGGCTATCTTGCAATCAGCCGGTTGCTTTCTGGTTTTACGCTGGGGTATAACATTTTGTTTGTGGCGTTTGCCATTCTTTTTGCCGCCGTTATCGCGTGTTTTATTTACCGCCGTTCCGCCAATGCCTGGGTCAGCTTTACCGCCTTTGTATGCTTTGGTTTTTTATATAATTCCATGTGCTTTCTGCGGCAGTATACGGCCCTAATGATTATGCTTTTCGCTTTTAAATATGTTGAACAGCGTCGGTTTTTCAGATTCGCTATTTTTGTATTGCTGGCGTCTACTTTCCATATCTCCGCCATTGTAATGCTTCCATTTTATTTCATTTTGCGCATCCCCATGAATCGGATGACATTGCCGATAGCACTCGTTCTTTGTGGTATTGCTTTGTTGGGATCCGAGACGGTTTTAGGTATGGTCACCAAAGTGGCTTATAAACAACATGGGCTTACATCGGTGGAGGTTATCCACGGAACCAGCCCGGGACCGGGTATCGCTTTTTTAGTTTTCTTAGTTATCTGTCTGGTACTTTATAAGCCCTTGGTGCAGCGGCGTCCATATAACACTTTCCTGATCAATCTGCTTTACTGGGGGACCTTCTTTGAGCTGGTGGGCATTAAGCATGCTATTGTATCGCGTTTGGCACTGTTTTTTATGACCCCAGCGGTCATTCTTCTGGTAGCCGAGCTGGTAGAGCTTTTCAAAAAGAATATCCAATCAATCACTAGGAGTGCCGGACAATCACTAGCGGTTGTGGTGTTGATCTATGCTTTGTTGTTGACGCCCATGCTGATTCTGCACCAGCATCTTTTGGATATCAATTATAATGGTGTGGTGCCTTACCAAAGCGTCTTCTCAGAAGCGTTTAGGGACTATTAAGGAGGCATGGCGTATTGGCTGTAGCAAGAAAGGCCACAAAAAACAGTGGCGGCCGGTTGGTCGGCACAATTTTGCGACGACGAGCGGGTCTCGGGGAAGATATATTCCTTTTTTTGGCGACGTTTTTAATTTGCGCTTTTTATCAGATGGAAAATCACCGCCTGAATGTATCAAATATAAAATCAATGCCCGATTTTAGCGGACTTCCCGCATCATTTGCGCTTTTGGCGGAGTTGTTGTTAACCTATGGCATGCAGCTGTTTCGGGCGGGCTTCGCTGTATTATTTGTTATCACACTGCTTGTGCTGAGCCTGTCAAACGGTGTTTTAAAACGGTGGCATTTTGTGCCTGTGGTTGCGGCGCTGCTTTTACTGCCCCAGTTAGGGCTGGCTTTGCTAGGTGGCACTCGCCATGGTGACGGCATTCTTCGGTTTTTGTACGAGCTGTCCGTTATGCTTGGGCAATGGCCGCTTATCACGCTGCAAAAGTTATTAGCGCGTATATTACCATTTTCTGTCGGTTTGCCTTTGGTTGCTGCACTGGCTGTTACTACATCAGGTTTGATGTATACGCTGGGATATCTAATTGCCCGAAGCAGTCAAAAGCAATGATTCCACTTAATATCCGAAAACTTATGCTGAGCAAGTCAAGCAGCTCAGCGTTAGTTAAATAATACAATTTAAGGAGCGTTTTGTTATGAAAAAAATTATGTCCCTCATGCTTTCAGCGGCCATGATTATTGCAATGGCTTCGTTGGCAATGGCTGCCGACTATAGCAGCTCGACGGGAGAGACAGCAGGCAGCAGTGGCTTCTCTGGCACACCGGCTGTTGTTTCCTCGTCCTCCGTGACGCAGGCTGTTGCCGCTGGCAGTGCTGTAACGGTTACTGAGAATGCAGTTGTTACTCAGAACGTTGTTCAGAGCATTGCGACCGCTACCCAGCCTGTCACTTTTACCGCCCCCAACTACACTGCTACCATCAACCCGGCGACGATTACCGCTGCGCAGAACATCAGCCTGGGTGCCCTGCCGGCTAATGCTGGGATCGAATCTCTGTTTGGCAAGTACTTCAGCAACAGCTTCGCCTCGGTGCAGCTTGCACAGCAGGGCTCCTTTGGTGCGACGGTCGAATTCACCATTGCCCCCACCAACCTTGGTACACTGAATACTGCCAACCTGCAGTTCTTTTCCTATGATCTGGCTACCAACAGCTACACCAGAGTCACCACCCCATACACCGTTAATCCAAACGGCAGCCTTACCTTTTCCACGACGCTCGGCAACACCATTATCATCACGGATGGACCGATCACTGCAAGATAATTGCTTGACGCAAGGTTCTGATGGAGCTTTCCGCTGCGTGGCTTGACACAGAGGAAAGCTCCTTATCCTGTTTGTAAGGGGCTATGCGTATGATTTTAGATCTGCACACCCATATTTTGCCCGGCATCGATGACGGTGCCAAAGCGGTCGATGTTTCTGCCCAAATGCTTGCAGAAATTGCGCGTCAGCAGTTGGGACTAGCTGTGCTTACGCCGCATTTTTATCCATATGAATGTTCCGCCGACGATTTTTTAGAAAAGCGCGCTGCAGCCTATGCCAAGTTGGAAACCGCGGTGCAGGAAAAAACGCCCACTCTGGTTGGCTGCGAGATATTTTTATCCCCACTTTTGATGAAAAACCAGAATCTGCGCCGTCTTTGCATAAGCGGCACCGATTTTGCACTGATCGAGCTGCCTTTTACTGAGCACTTGGATGATAAGACAATCCGTCTGCTGGAAGATCTGCGTTATAATCATGGCATTAAACCCATTCTCGCGCATGTAGAGCGGTACCGGTCAATCACCCAAAGCCGTGATATGCTTGATACGCTGATTTCTTGTGGTTGCATGGTGCAGGTGAACGCAGCGTCTTTTTTAATGTCTCCGCTTAAAAGGCGGTTTGTATTTAATTTGCTCAAAAACTGCAAGATTGATTTTTTAGGCAGCGATTGTCACAATATGACAACACGTCCACCCAATCTGCGGCAGACAGTGGATTTTATTACTAAAAAAGCAGGCTTACAGGCGCTTGAAAAAATTGAAAAGCGCTCTGAGATGTTGTACAATCAGGCTTGCAAAAATCAATTTACAGTTATATAATTGAAATTGGTAACAATTTTAGAAAACCTTGGCAAAGCCAGTGCTTTTATGTGATATGTTAAAAGGCCCTATCATCTTCTGGGAGGAATATACTTGCAGGATTCAATCGACATCATAGAACTGTTTTCTATCCTACTTAAAAGAATTTGGATTATTATTTTGGTCACCGTATTTTGTGCGGCCGCGACCTTCAGCATCTTTAAATTTATGGTTGCACCGACCTACACGGCTCAGGCATTGCTATATGTGAATAATAATAATCAATATTCTGGTATAAATAACGTTAATCTCAACGATATCAACGCCTCCCAAAAGCTGGTTAATACCTATATTGTCATTTTACAGAACGATAAGATTATCGAGCAGGTTGCCCAGCGTTGCAATCTGCAATATGGCGAACTCAAAGATGTCAGCGAGATGATCACCATGAAGTCGGTCAACAATACCGAAGTGTTCAGCATTGCGGTCACCAGCACCAGTCCGGAGCTATCGGCCAAGATGGCCAACACCATGGCTGATATGGCGCCCGCAGAAATTATCCGCGTGGTCAAGGCTGGCTCTGTGGAAGTAATCTCACAGGCTGAGCCGCCGGCCAGGCCTAGTGGCCCTAATTCGGTGCGCAATGGCGTCATCGGCGGGTTGCTTGGGTTGATCCTCACCTGTGGCTGCGTGTTGTTATTTGAGATGTTGGATATCACCGTCAAGGGAGAAGAGGATTTGATCAGCCATTATAATGTTGCGGTACTCGGCGAAATTCCGGACTTTTACTCGGTGTCCAAGGGAGGATATAAAAATTATGAGAAGTAACGGATTATTCTCTCTTTTTCGCAGAACACACGACGCGTCTGATCGGACCCATGGTATTTTGATTGATGATAACACGCCTTTTGCTATAAAAGAAGCTTATAAAACGGCTCGCACTAATCTTTTATTCGCGCTGGCTACCAGCGAAAATAAATGCGTAATCATGACCAGCGCTTTGGCGTCTGAAGGGAAATCGACTAACTGTGCTAATCTGGCGTTAACCATGTCGCAGACGGGGGCTTCGGTACTGTTGATTGATGCGGATTTAAGAAAATCGACCCAGCATAAGATTTTTGGCATCTCCAATACCATTGGTCTTGCAGAGATTCTGGGTGGCTTTTGCAAAGTTGGCGATGGTGTACAGGAGCAGGTGCATCCCAACTTGGATATCATCACGGCAGGGCAGGTGCCACCGAACCCATCCGAGCTGCTCGGTTCACAGAACATGCAGAAGCTGATTGAAATTGTGAGCAAAAACTATAGCTATATTTTTATCGACAGTCCCCCGGTCAATATCGTGACCGATGCTTTGGTGCTGGCCAAATATGCTGCCGGCCTGATCATGTGTACGCGTTACCGGCAGTCTACCCATGACGAGGTGCGTCGCGCCGTTGCCAGTGTTGAGTTTGCCAACGCAAAAATTCTGGGCATGATTGTTTGCGACGTAAGGGATACCGGCTCTAGCTATTACCGAAAGAGCTATAAGTCATACAAAAGCTACGAATAAGCGCTGTGTCTGAAAATTGGGGTAAAGCCCATCAAATGGCCGGGCTATAACGGCTTTATGTGATTGTTTTGAGTACCCGCTGCGGTGCAGGTTGAAGAAAAGACAACCTGCCGCGGCGGTTTTTTGTGCGCAACAGTTTTTGCACACCCCCATACTGGCTCCCAAAACGGTTTGAGTCTGCGAAGGTTCAATGTGATTCACTTTACTGCGCACCTGAGGCGAAAAGCTGTGGTAAAGGCATTTTTAGCCCCCAAAAAACTCGGCATGATTTTATTAAAACATCATACTGCGATAATAGCATGCTGTAATTTCGCTGCATCCTCGCTACTGTTTAGGCTTTTAGAACGTGCATAACATAAAAATATAAATTAAGTATTGACAAATATGATAGAGATGGTTATAATCACATAAATCATATATAAATAATATGAATTAGAAAGAAGGAGGTCACAGAAATAAAAACATTATTCGAAATTTTGTTGAGAAGTAATTTTCGTTGTGGCCGAATGCCTTACTCCCGGGCGCATAGCAGGTTCGGGTGTAAGTGCTGTACCTATTTTTAGCAGCTGCCGCACAATACTGCGGTGAATTATCCGACCATCCGCGCCCGGGAGCTTGTCCGCAGAGGCATGCCCGGGCTTTTTATGTTCCGGCGACTAAAAACGAATGGAGAAGATTATAATGGCTAATAAAAAATATCGCTTTGAAACGCTTCAGATACATGTCGGGCAGGAGCAGCCCGACCCCGCCACAGATGCACGCGCTGTGCCGATTTATGCGACGACTTCCTACGTTTTTAAAGATTCCGCGCAGGCGGCTGGTCGATTTGGCCTGACCGAGGGCGGTAATATCTACACCCGCCTGATGAACCCAACTTCCAACGTGTTTGAAAAGCGCATTGCAGCGTTGGAGGGGGGCGTTGGGGCGCTGGCCACCGCTTCAGGCTCAGCGGCCATCAGCTACGCAGTGCAAAACATCGCGTGGGCAGGCGACCACATTCTGTCGGCTAAAAACCTCTATGGCGGCACCTATAACCTGTTTGCCAATACACTACGCGAACAGGGCGTTGCTACTACTTTTGCTGACATCACCGATTTGGTGGCCTTTGAATCCGCCATTTTGCCCAACACTAAGCTCATCTTTGCTGAGACCCTGGGGAATCCGAATTCCGACGTTACCGACCTGCGCGCTCTCGCGGATATTGCCCACCGCCACGGTATCCCGTTGATTGTGGACAACACATTTGCCACCCCATATTTGCTGCGTCCCATTGAGTATGGCGCGGATGTAGTGGTGCATTCGGCGACTAAGTTTATTGGCGGGCATGGTACCGTTATGGGCGGTGTGATCATTGATTCCGGAAGGTTTGACTGGGCGCAAAATGATAAATTCCCCGGCCTTTCAGAGCCGAACCCCTCTTATCACGGCGTGGTGTTTACCGAGGCCTGTGGCAATCAGGCCTATATCATCAAGCTGCGCACCACCCTCATGCGTGATCAAGGCGCGACGATTTCGCCGTTTAATTCCTTTCTCCTGTTACAAGGGCTTGAAACGCTTTCGCTGCGGGTGGAACGCCATGTTGAAAACGCGTTGAAAGTGGTGGAATTCTTGAAAGGCCACCCGCTAGTTGAGCGCGTCAACCACCCTTCGCTCGTCACCGGAAAAGCCAAAGCACTTTATGAAGACTATTTTCCAAACGGCGCGGCGTCCATCTTTACCTTTGAGATTGAGGGTGGGGCCGAAAAGGCACGACAATTCACTGAAAGTCTGGGGCTGTTCAGCCTTTTGGCCAATGTTGCCGATGTTAAATCGCTGGTTATTCACCCCGCGTCAACCACCCATTCGCAGATGAATGAGCAGGAATTGCTGGCTGCCGGTATCAAACCCAACACGATCCGGCTGTCTATTGGCACAGAACACATCGACGATATTATCGCCGATCTGGCGCAGGGTTTTAAAGCGGTTAATTAATACTGATATCCCGTTATAGATTCCGGGCAGCTTTGCCTGACAAGGATGGAGATGCAGCGCGGGCAAAATAAAGGCTAAATTCAATATTACCAAAAGCTAGGGGCCTCTGCGGCGTTGTCGCAGGGGCCCGTATCATTCGCGCTTTGTAGAATAAAAAACCGGATTTGCCGCCAACGCAGGCAAATGCCCGTATTTGGCGGCAGACCCGATGATATGGGAGGTGTGAATTGCATAGAACGGGGGCGGCGTACCCAACATGTTACCCGAAGTGGTAACAAATATTAAACAGCTGCGGTGCGTTTCTTTTTTGCACGCGTAAACTGCATGACATAGATGATAATCAGCAGAGCGATACCGATACCGTCGGTTATCGTACCGGCATCCACCATCATAATACCGCCTCCAATGAGTAATACTCTTTCTATAATATTACAGTTAGTTTTAAAATAGCCAGTCATACCGGTCGCAATGCCAATCATACCGATGACGGCGGTTACAATAGATAGAACCACTTTGCCGACAAATAGCCCGGTGTCCATCCCTTCAGGGCGTACCAGCACCATGACAGGATTTAGCACAAACATATACGGTACCAGATAAGCCGCCAAGCCCAGGCGTGCGGCGTTAAATCCAGTTTTCATCGGGTTGGAGCCAGCGATGCCCGAGCCTGCGAATGCAGCAAGCGCAACCGGCGGGGTGATGTCTGCTACGATGCCAAAATAGAACACAAACAGGTGCGCTGCGATGCCCGGAACCCCGAGTGCGACCAGCGCCGGTGCCGAAATGGTGGCCTGGATGATGTAGTTGGCGGTGGTTGGCACGCCCATACCCAACAGAATGGAACATAGCATGGTGAACAGCATAGTCAAAATTTTGCTGCCGCCAGCCAGCGCAACAATGCCGCCCGCCATTTTGAGGCCGAGACCGGTTTTGGTGATGACGCCGACGATGATACCGGCGCAGCCGCAGGTGACAGCGACGGCGACAGCGCTGCGGGCGCTCTGTTCAAGCCCAAGGATAAATTTCACCAAAAAGCCTTTGACGTCGAAGCCGTGGGTTTCGCGGATGATTTCAACGCACCATATGACGAGGCACGCAATGATGCCAAACAGCGCGGCGCGCATGGCGGTTCTGCCCGAGACGAGCATGTAGATAATTACGATAACGGGTGCGATCATATACCAGC from Oscillospiraceae bacterium MB24-C1 includes the following:
- a CDS encoding O-acetylhomoserine aminocarboxypropyltransferase/cysteine synthase: MANKKYRFETLQIHVGQEQPDPATDARAVPIYATTSYVFKDSAQAAGRFGLTEGGNIYTRLMNPTSNVFEKRIAALEGGVGALATASGSAAISYAVQNIAWAGDHILSAKNLYGGTYNLFANTLREQGVATTFADITDLVAFESAILPNTKLIFAETLGNPNSDVTDLRALADIAHRHGIPLIVDNTFATPYLLRPIEYGADVVVHSATKFIGGHGTVMGGVIIDSGRFDWAQNDKFPGLSEPNPSYHGVVFTEACGNQAYIIKLRTTLMRDQGATISPFNSFLLLQGLETLSLRVERHVENALKVVEFLKGHPLVERVNHPSLVTGKAKALYEDYFPNGAASIFTFEIEGGAEKARQFTESLGLFSLLANVADVKSLVIHPASTTHSQMNEQELLAAGIKPNTIRLSIGTEHIDDIIADLAQGFKAVN
- a CDS encoding CpsB/CapC family capsule biosynthesis tyrosine phosphatase, which produces MILDLHTHILPGIDDGAKAVDVSAQMLAEIARQQLGLAVLTPHFYPYECSADDFLEKRAAAYAKLETAVQEKTPTLVGCEIFLSPLLMKNQNLRRLCISGTDFALIELPFTEHLDDKTIRLLEDLRYNHGIKPILAHVERYRSITQSRDMLDTLISCGCMVQVNAASFLMSPLKRRFVFNLLKNCKIDFLGSDCHNMTTRPPNLRQTVDFITKKAGLQALEKIEKRSEMLYNQACKNQFTVI
- a CDS encoding Wzz/FepE/Etk N-terminal domain-containing protein, which produces MQDSIDIIELFSILLKRIWIIILVTVFCAAATFSIFKFMVAPTYTAQALLYVNNNNQYSGINNVNLNDINASQKLVNTYIVILQNDKIIEQVAQRCNLQYGELKDVSEMITMKSVNNTEVFSIAVTSTSPELSAKMANTMADMAPAEIIRVVKAGSVEVISQAEPPARPSGPNSVRNGVIGGLLGLILTCGCVLLFEMLDITVKGEEDLISHYNVAVLGEIPDFYSVSKGGYKNYEK
- a CDS encoding nucleoside-diphosphate sugar epimerase/dehydratase; this encodes MRFSKSRKLLLFLLDISIISGCYFLISLLLGSRNINQHYMVVVLQHLLLIGLCYSVSLFAFKMYDSLWRYAESQEYLTLIISVAAAFCSYRLMEALLPLEKLPAAVGITAASLSSLSMLLVRFSYRQYRNYKKLSHARHIRLAIVGAGSAGATLLNNIQSNADSNYLPVCFFDDNPVKIGKRIHGVSIVGPVNMVAQYCKTHYIQELIIAMPSINSSARRKVISECARAGCDVKILPDTVLLLENKYDILEKTIRHVNIQDLLGRESVTFDCENVHYFLKDKVVMVTGGGGSIGSQLCKQVMQCAPKRLVVIDIYENNVYDLQQELLLDCGKNIPLSIEIASVRDVEKLDSLFDKYRPQVVFHAAAHKHVPLMELCPEEAVKNNIFGTYHMVQMADRYRTEKFVLISTDKAVNPTNIMGATKRFCEMILQSMKGVSQTQFVAVRFGNVLGSNGSVIPLFKRQIERGGPVTVTHKDIIRYFMTIPEAVQLVLQAATMAEQSEVFVLDMGEPVKIIELAENMIRLSGHRPYQDIDIIETGLRSGEKLYEELLIASEDLISTPNTKIFIERQHRISQHEIQQKLKHIGEALGSESVSRLRAVLHEVVPTFKEPHEVNQIFEATETAQSEQTAQMLNPSVPIVIHSTPATVVAGKIPV
- a CDS encoding EpsG family protein, translated to MAVYYILIFVIILFGILQNRFLPTEQAKKVYCIGGGIALALISSLRFMVSTDYYNYWEGFLQSYFLSWEDFSYQRFEKGYLAISRLLSGFTLGYNILFVAFAILFAAVIACFIYRRSANAWVSFTAFVCFGFLYNSMCFLRQYTALMIMLFAFKYVEQRRFFRFAIFVLLASTFHISAIVMLPFYFILRIPMNRMTLPIALVLCGIALLGSETVLGMVTKVAYKQHGLTSVEVIHGTSPGPGIAFLVFLVICLVLYKPLVQRRPYNTFLINLLYWGTFFELVGIKHAIVSRLALFFMTPAVILLVAELVELFKKNIQSITRSAGQSLAVVVLIYALLLTPMLILHQHLLDINYNGVVPYQSVFSEAFRDY
- a CDS encoding CpsD/CapB family tyrosine-protein kinase, translated to MRSNGLFSLFRRTHDASDRTHGILIDDNTPFAIKEAYKTARTNLLFALATSENKCVIMTSALASEGKSTNCANLALTMSQTGASVLLIDADLRKSTQHKIFGISNTIGLAEILGGFCKVGDGVQEQVHPNLDIITAGQVPPNPSELLGSQNMQKLIEIVSKNYSYIFIDSPPVNIVTDALVLAKYAAGLIMCTRYRQSTHDEVRRAVASVEFANAKILGMIVCDVRDTGSSYYRKSYKSYKSYE